In one Verrucomicrobiota bacterium genomic region, the following are encoded:
- a CDS encoding DUF3368 domain-containing protein: MIVVADTSPPLHLGRIGRLDLLPAVVGRVTVPHTVWGELVHEGTQADVLTALESATWIDVVDDPAIHDIGLDPGETAAILLAEQLHADALLIDERRGRAVAATRGIAVIGTLGIVAGARRSGVLERAAPVVAELRADGFWLSEALVAEFLRGLG, translated from the coding sequence ATGATCGTCGTCGCCGATACGTCACCGCCGCTTCACCTCGGACGAATCGGTAGGCTTGATCTCCTTCCGGCCGTCGTCGGACGAGTTACGGTCCCGCACACGGTATGGGGTGAGCTCGTTCATGAAGGGACACAAGCCGACGTCTTGACAGCCCTCGAGTCGGCCACCTGGATCGACGTCGTTGACGATCCGGCCATCCACGACATCGGGCTGGACCCCGGCGAAACTGCAGCCATCTTGCTGGCTGAGCAATTGCACGCCGACGCCCTGCTCATCGACGAGCGTCGCGGGCGCGCTGTTGCGGCAACCCGAGGAATCGCGGTGATCGGTACTCTGGGCATCGTGGCGGGCGCTCGGCGATCTGGAGTGCTGGAGCGAGCTGCACCCGTCGTGGCGGAGTTGCGTGCTGATGGCTTCTGGCTCTCCGAGGCTCTCGTCGCCGAGTTCCTCCGTGGCCTCGGG